The proteins below come from a single Chrysoperla carnea chromosome 1, inChrCarn1.1, whole genome shotgun sequence genomic window:
- the LOC123290515 gene encoding protein phosphatase inhibitor 2-like isoform X2, giving the protein MMADNLAKRPSKGILKNSSSFDKPESSTNALENRRKSKETKWDEMNIIATLHPPDKDYGHMKIDEPKTPYNYETDEPHDQDELDAGLLAQKIQSGGSALPKFMKKQEDDESDDEEDDDLTEEEKARRKEFLAKRKKHYNEYYAVKLARKQLEEESEEEDEDDDDDETKEVGVKKCVNKKRS; this is encoded by the exons ATCCAAAGGCATATTAAAGAATTCAAGTAGTTTTGATAAACCAGAAAGTAGtaccaa tgcgttggagaatcgtagaaAATCAAAAGAGACAAAATGGGACGAAATGAATATAATAGCTACATTACATCCACCGGACAAAGATTATGGACATATGAAAATAGATGAACCAAAAACCCCATACAATTATGAAACAGATGAACCTCACGATCAGGATGAATTAGATGCTGGTTTATTAGctcaaaa AATTCAATCTGGAGGAAGTGCACTGccaaaatttatgaagaaacaagAAGATGATGAATCAGACGACGAGGAAGATGACGATTTAACAGAAGAGGAAAAAG cacGCCGTAAAGAATTTTTAGCCAAAAGGAAAAAACATTATAACGAATATTATGCAGTAAAATTGGCACGAAAGCAATTAGAAGAAGAATCAGAAGAAGAGGAcgaagatgatgatgatgacgaaACTAAAGAAG TTGGTGTCAAGAAATGCGTTAACAAAAAACGTAGTTGA
- the LOC123290515 gene encoding protein phosphatase inhibitor 2-like isoform X1 — protein sequence MMADNLAKRPSKGILKNSSSFDKPESSTNALENRRKSKETKWDEMNIIATLHPPDKDYGHMKIDEPKTPYNYETDEPHDQDELDAGLLAQKIQSGGSALPKFMKKQEDDESDDEEDDDLTEEEKARRKEFLAKRKKHYNEYYAVKLARKQLEEESEEEDEDDDDDETKEGTQMEIEKEQSLSPSTSPASTVPPPVTSTNNTSNSPHQSSSPSPITHQKGCNCLLSCESCECSQRSRSKSPDP from the exons ATCCAAAGGCATATTAAAGAATTCAAGTAGTTTTGATAAACCAGAAAGTAGtaccaa tgcgttggagaatcgtagaaAATCAAAAGAGACAAAATGGGACGAAATGAATATAATAGCTACATTACATCCACCGGACAAAGATTATGGACATATGAAAATAGATGAACCAAAAACCCCATACAATTATGAAACAGATGAACCTCACGATCAGGATGAATTAGATGCTGGTTTATTAGctcaaaa AATTCAATCTGGAGGAAGTGCACTGccaaaatttatgaagaaacaagAAGATGATGAATCAGACGACGAGGAAGATGACGATTTAACAGAAGAGGAAAAAG cacGCCGTAAAGAATTTTTAGCCAAAAGGAAAAAACATTATAACGAATATTATGCAGTAAAATTGGCACGAAAGCAATTAGAAGAAGAATCAGAAGAAGAGGAcgaagatgatgatgatgacgaaACTAAAGAAGGTACACAAatggaaattgaaaaagaaCAATCACTCTCACCTTCAACTTCACCAGCATCCACTGTACCACCCCCTGTTACATCTACTAACAATACATCAAACTCACCCCACCAATCATCATCGCCATCGCCTATCACCCATCAAAAAGGTTGTAATTGTTTGTTATCATGTGAGTCATGTGAATGTAGTCAAAGATCTAGATCTAAGAGTCCAGATCCATAG